The nucleotide sequence AGACGCTTATGATGTTGGTTCTCTGCCAGCGGCTGACTTGGTTCTTACCAAAGAAGATAAAGAGTTGGGGGCAGTCGCAATTGATTTTGGCGCTCGCACTACTTCTATTACCGTCTATGAAGAAAACAATTTAGTGGATACTAAAAGCATTCCCTACGGTAGTGCTTATTTAACAGACGATATCGGAATTTGTCTTCAATTTGACCCAGTTTTAGCAGAGAAAATTAAAAAAATAGAGGGTTATATAGACCCTCGCAGACTGAACCGCTCTGATGTGTTAAATCTAGAGAGCTTAGGGCTAGTAGGAGAGGACTATACCGGAGAAATGGAAGTGTCTCGGAAGAAACTAGCAGCAGTGATAACAGCCCGTTTAGATGAAATTTTTGAAGCTATTAACCAGACCCTTGTGGCTATTAATCCCAACCGTCATTGGCCTGGAGGCGTTACTTTTTATGGTGGTGGCAGTAATTTATTAAATTTGGCTGATTACGCGAGGATAAAATTGGGTTTACCCTGTAAGATTGCCACTTTACCTATAGCCTATAGCCGTTTAGGCTTAACCCTAGAGGATATTAATGCCGTGTCTCTGCTTAACACCTTGGTGAAAAACAATAATCCCGCAGAACATTCTGTTGGAAACAATAGCATTTTTATTAAATTCAAAAATTGGTTAAAAACCTTAGTGCCTTAAAAAATTTGCTTTTAAGGTATATAATAAGCACTAATTCATTTTAAATAATTTCTCACAACGTGGCCAAAATAAAACCAGAGTTTGAAACAAATATTCGCATGAAAGTCGTGGGGGTTGGTGGCGCCGGCGGTAACGCTATTACCCGAATGGCTGATCACAAGATTAAAGGCATTAGTTTTATTGCTATAAATACTGACGACCAAGCGCTTCATCATAGCAAGGCGGATGAAAAGATTGCTATTGGAAAGGTTTTAACTAGAGGACTGGGGGCCGGTATGAATCCTGAAATAGGCTATGAATCGGCTAAAGAAAACATGGAGCAGATAGAGAATGCTGTCAAGGGCTCTGATTTAGTTTTTGTAACGGCTGGTTTAGGTGGTGGTACCGGTTCCGGTGCTAGCCCTGTGGTAGCCGAATTGGCAAGAAAAAATGGCGCCCTAGTTATTTCCGTGGTGACTAAACCATTTGGCTTTGAGGGTGGGAAACGCCAAGAAATAGCCGATGAAGCTTGGCAAAAACTTCAGGAACAGTCAGACGCCATTATCACAGTCCCGAACGATAAGGTTTTTAACCTGATAGATAGCAGCACTCCAATTTTGACCGCTTTTTCCTTAATAGATGATATTTTATATCAAGGAGTGAAAGGCATCTCCGACCTTATTACCTATCCTGGTATTATTAATTTGGATTTTGCTAACATCCGCACTATTATGACTAATGCTGGAGAGGCGCTTATGGGTACAGGCAGGGCCAGCGGGGAGGGCCGGGCGCAGAAAGCGGCTCAGGCGGCAGTACATTCACCCCTGCTAGAAACGCAGATTAATGGGGCTACCCGTGTCCTGTTTAACGTGAGTGGTGGTCCGGACCTGTCTCTGGCGGAAATTAATGAGGCAGCCAAGGTAATCACTGAAACTATTGATCCAAACGCCAAAGTTATTTTTGGCGCCATTTATGACGAAGGTCTCAAGAAGGGTGAAATTAAAATAACTGTTATTGCCGGAGGTTTTAATGAAAATACTTTTGATGAGAAAAATTTAGTCTTGCCTTTTGTTCGTCCTATAGTAACTTCCAAGAAAGCAGATGCCAGTGTTCCCTTTGATACTAAAGCAGATTTTACCTTTGCTAATAATGCCAATAAGAAAGAAGCGGTTTCCGCTAATAATAGCGTGAAAGTTGAAATTAATACTGACACGAACTCCAAAGAGGTCAAAACCAACGAAGAGAAGATAGAGGATATAGAAATTCCAGCTTTTCTGCGGAAGAAAAAACGTTTCTAATTGCCATTCCTTCTAGAATGGGGTAGGGGGGTCTTTGGTGCCTATTAAAATAATTTGGCTTTTAAAAAATAAAATATCTCCAAATATGATGGCTACAACTCATCAGAAGTTTGTTAATAAAATCAAAGAAGTTCGTAAAAGAAGCGGAGATATTCAAAAATTCGATGCTGAAAAAATACAAAATGCTATTTACAAAGCTCTTACCGCCACGGGAAATGGCGAGATGAAGGAGGCCAAAGAAATTTATAAGAAAGTTATTCTTCTTTTAAATAGACGTTTTAAAAAAGCGCCTTTGGTTAATGTTGAAGATATCCAAGATATTATTGAAGAGGTATTGATTTTAGAGAATTATGTCGATACCGCCAAGGCCTATATTCTCTATCGCGAGCAGCATCGCCAAATCAGAGAATTGAAAGCGGCCCAAAGCGAGTCGGTGGATTTGGTTGACCAATACCTCAATAATTTAGATTGGCAGGTTAAAGAGAATAGCAATATGACCTATTCTCTTCAGGGGCTGAATCATTATGTTGCTTCTGATGTCAGTAAGAAATATTGGTTAAATAAAATTTATCCTGTAGAGATTCGACAGGCAGCCAAGAGCGATGATATGCATATCCACAACCTGGATATCCTAGGCGCTTATTGTTGCGGTTGGGACCTCTATGATATTCTGCAAAGAGGTTTCGGCGGCGTGAGCGGTAAAATCCAATCGCGACCAGCCAAGCATTTCCGAGCTGCCTTGGGGCAAGTAGTTAATTTTTTCTATACTTTACAGGGAGAATCGGCAGGCGCTCAAGCCTTGTCTAATTTTGATACCCTTTTAGCTCCCTTTATTCGTTATGACAATCTGAGTGAGAAAGAAGTAAAGCAAGCTTTGCAGGAGTTTATGTACAATTGCAACGTGCCTACTCGCGTTGGTTTTCAAACCCCCTTTACCAATATTACCTTAGACCTCAAAGTCCCTGCGCACTACAAAGACTTGCCAGTGATTATAGGGGGACTACCCCAAAAAGAGAGCTATGGAGCTTTTCAAACAGAGATGGACACGTTGAATAAGACTCTCTTTCAAATTTATTCCGAAGGAGATGCTAACGGTCGAGTTTTTAGTTTTCCTATTCCTACTTACAATATTACCAAAGATTTTGATTGGGATAACCCCATGTACGATGGTTTATGGGAAATGACCGGCAAATATGGCATTCCCTATTTTTCCAATTTCGTTAATTCTGATATGTCACCAGATGATGCTCGTTCTATGTGTTGTCGTCTTCGCTTGGATAATCGAGAATTGTATAAGAGGGGGGGAGGTCTTTTTGGCGCTAATCCTATGACTGGGTCTATCGGAGTGGTCACTATTAATTTGCCCAGAATTGGTTACTTGGCTAAAAGCCGCAAAGAATTTTTTGCCCGTCTAGACAACCTAATGGATTTAGCTAAAAATAGCCTAGAGATTAAACGTAAAGTTTTAGAGAGCTGGACCCAAAAGAATTTATATCCTTACTCTAAATATTACCTTGAGAATGTTTATAAAATTAGGGGTTCTTATTGGGGGAATCATTTTTCTACCATTGGCCTTATCGGCATGAACGAGGCGCTGCAAAACTTTTTAGGGGTAGATATTACCACCAAAGAGGGACAAAATTTTTCTTTGGAGATTTTAGACCACATGAGAAATAAAATGTCAGAATATCAGGAAGCTACTGGCAATATGTATAATCTAGAGGCTACTCCGGCCGAAGGAACTTCTTATCGTTTGGCCAAGAGCGATAAAAACAAATATCCTGATATCATTACTGCCGGTACTACTAACCCCTATTATACTAATTCCACTCAATTACCAGTAGGCTTTACCAATGACGTGTTCAAAGCCCTTAAACTCCAAGATGACTTGCAAACTAAATATACCGGTGGAACCGTATTTCATATGTTTGTAGGGGAAGCTATTACCGATTACGCTGCGGTGAAAAATCTTATTAAGACGGTAGTTTCCAATTATCGTTTGCCTTATATTACGCTTACTCCTACATTTAGTGTGTGTCCCACTCATGGCTATCTGAGCGGAAAGCATGAATATTGTCCGAAATGTGTAGTGGAACAAAAATGCGAAGTTTATTCTCGCATAGTCGGCTATCTTCGCCCCGTAAATCAATGGAACGAAGGCAAACAGGAAGAGTTCAAAGAAAGAGTAACGTTTGACAAGGATTTGCCAGAGGCTTAGTGTTAATTATTTATTTTCATTTATATGGAAACAGAAAAATATTTTTGCCACGATTGTGGAAAAGAAATTACTGAACAAGACGAAGTAGCTGGTTATGAATTTGCTGGGAAAAAATACTATAAGTGTTTGGCTTGCTATGACAAGGACCCGGTCCTAAGGAATATTCAAAAATGCGAAGTTTATTCTCGCATAGTCGGCTATCTTCGCCCCGTAAATCAATGGAACGAAGGCAAACAGGAAGAGTTCAAAGAAAGAGTAACGTTTGACAAAAATCTTGACTAGCTTATGCAGTTTGGGGGGTTACAAGAATTAACCTTAATAGATTATCCTGGCAAAGTCGCTGCCACTGTTTTTTCTCTTGGTTGCAATTTTAGATGTTATTATTGTCACAACCCAGAATTAGTTTTACCTGAGAAAATAAAGGGTCAGCCCCTCATTACCGAAGGTTTTGTTTTGGAGTTTCTTAAAAGTCGTATGAAATTACTCCAAGGTCTATGCATTACAGGTGGCGAGCCTACCTTACAGGGTGATCTCCCCCTTTTTATTAAAGCTGTCAAAAATTTGGGTTTTTTGGTCAAACTAGATACCAATGGCATCAATCCCGATATGCTTCATTTGTTGATAGCCGATCATTTAGTGGACTATATCGCCATGGACGTTAAGACTGCGCCGGCTAAATATGAAACGGTGACAGGCACATCTGTTGACATAGCTAAACTCAAGGATTCTATAAATCTTATTAAGCAAAGTAGTCTGGAATATGAGTTCAGAACCACTATGGCTCCCGGTATCACAGCGCAAGATGTTTTGGCTATTGCTGATTTGATAGGCGGAGCGGATAATTATTACTTGCAAACTTTTCATGATAATGGAAAATGCCTCAAGGATGTGCGCTATTTCGGCCGCAGCTTAAGCGAAGCAGAGTTGCAGTCGCTTCAAGAAAAACTAGTTGATCGCTTTACCCATGTGGCAATTAGAGACTAAATTCAATTTTACGGAAAGGGTCTATGCTCTCAGAATAGTTCTCCTCGCGTTTATTTTTGGTGTTATAATAAGCATCTGCCTAGCTTTTAAGCTAGGTTTTTTAGTTTTGATTTTATTATTAGCTATCATCCTGCTAATTTTTGGTATTTTTTGTAATAGCTATAAAACCTGGGCAATAGGGTTAGCTATTCTTGGCATGCTTGGTGGCAATATTATTGGTAGCCACGCATTTAAAAACTTTAAATCGCAAAGTAATCTAATCGGGTCTTTAAATAATCAGTCAGTAGTCATTCGGGGACAGGTGGTAAAAATAGAATCTGCGCAAAAGGGCATTTTTGTAATGGCACAACTCAGAGAAACAAATAACCAAATTTGGCCATATGCGAAAACCAACATTTGTACTTATATTAACACCGCTAATGAGTTAAATATTGGCAGCCTTTTGGAAATGAGAGGTAATTTTAATATAAGCCAGGGGGCCAATCTTCAATGTTTTGGCTATCTTAATAATCCGGTCGTGTTAGATGTTAAATTGGGTCCGCCACATTCTTTCTTTAATCTCCTCCTGAAATTAAGACAGTCTTTACATGACAC is from Candidatus Paceibacterota bacterium and encodes:
- the ftsZ gene encoding cell division protein FtsZ, producing the protein MAKIKPEFETNIRMKVVGVGGAGGNAITRMADHKIKGISFIAINTDDQALHHSKADEKIAIGKVLTRGLGAGMNPEIGYESAKENMEQIENAVKGSDLVFVTAGLGGGTGSGASPVVAELARKNGALVISVVTKPFGFEGGKRQEIADEAWQKLQEQSDAIITVPNDKVFNLIDSSTPILTAFSLIDDILYQGVKGISDLITYPGIINLDFANIRTIMTNAGEALMGTGRASGEGRAQKAAQAAVHSPLLETQINGATRVLFNVSGGPDLSLAEINEAAKVITETIDPNAKVIFGAIYDEGLKKGEIKITVIAGGFNENTFDEKNLVLPFVRPIVTSKKADASVPFDTKADFTFANNANKKEAVSANNSVKVEINTDTNSKEVKTNEEKIEDIEIPAFLRKKKRF
- the ftsA gene encoding cell division protein FtsA, with amino-acid sequence MFRSSKKFVMSLDFGTNSVKAIVGRLDSRDDANPLQILFNISVPSVGIRKGSIANIHDLEELLNNLINQCEQKIGTPIDQLLIGVNPINCKTTVSRGTAITNEQGNIISQNTVDRAINSAQSVILANNYSLLRPIPLKYYVDGTGEYRSAIGLKGMRLEADVLLVSILSQQLDDLNQIINYLDFPEEDAYDVGSLPAADLVLTKEDKELGAVAIDFGARTTSITVYEENNLVDTKSIPYGSAYLTDDIGICLQFDPVLAEKIKKIEGYIDPRRLNRSDVLNLESLGLVGEDYTGEMEVSRKKLAAVITARLDEIFEAINQTLVAINPNRHWPGGVTFYGGGSNLLNLADYARIKLGLPCKIATLPIAYSRLGLTLEDINAVSLLNTLVKNNNPAEHSVGNNSIFIKFKNWLKTLVP
- a CDS encoding anaerobic ribonucleoside-triphosphate reductase activating protein; the encoded protein is MQFGGLQELTLIDYPGKVAATVFSLGCNFRCYYCHNPELVLPEKIKGQPLITEGFVLEFLKSRMKLLQGLCITGGEPTLQGDLPLFIKAVKNLGFLVKLDTNGINPDMLHLLIADHLVDYIAMDVKTAPAKYETVTGTSVDIAKLKDSINLIKQSSLEYEFRTTMAPGITAQDVLAIADLIGGADNYYLQTFHDNGKCLKDVRYFGRSLSEAELQSLQEKLVDRFTHVAIRD
- a CDS encoding ribonucleoside triphosphate reductase, translating into MMATTHQKFVNKIKEVRKRSGDIQKFDAEKIQNAIYKALTATGNGEMKEAKEIYKKVILLLNRRFKKAPLVNVEDIQDIIEEVLILENYVDTAKAYILYREQHRQIRELKAAQSESVDLVDQYLNNLDWQVKENSNMTYSLQGLNHYVASDVSKKYWLNKIYPVEIRQAAKSDDMHIHNLDILGAYCCGWDLYDILQRGFGGVSGKIQSRPAKHFRAALGQVVNFFYTLQGESAGAQALSNFDTLLAPFIRYDNLSEKEVKQALQEFMYNCNVPTRVGFQTPFTNITLDLKVPAHYKDLPVIIGGLPQKESYGAFQTEMDTLNKTLFQIYSEGDANGRVFSFPIPTYNITKDFDWDNPMYDGLWEMTGKYGIPYFSNFVNSDMSPDDARSMCCRLRLDNRELYKRGGGLFGANPMTGSIGVVTINLPRIGYLAKSRKEFFARLDNLMDLAKNSLEIKRKVLESWTQKNLYPYSKYYLENVYKIRGSYWGNHFSTIGLIGMNEALQNFLGVDITTKEGQNFSLEILDHMRNKMSEYQEATGNMYNLEATPAEGTSYRLAKSDKNKYPDIITAGTTNPYYTNSTQLPVGFTNDVFKALKLQDDLQTKYTGGTVFHMFVGEAITDYAAVKNLIKTVVSNYRLPYITLTPTFSVCPTHGYLSGKHEYCPKCVVEQKCEVYSRIVGYLRPVNQWNEGKQEEFKERVTFDKDLPEA
- the nrdD gene encoding anaerobic ribonucleoside-triphosphate reductase, giving the protein METEKYFCHDCGKEITEQDEVAGYEFAGKKYYKCLACYDKDPVLRNIQKCEVYSRIVGYLRPVNQWNEGKQEEFKERVTFDKNLD